From the Solanum lycopersicum chromosome 10, SLM_r2.1 genome, one window contains:
- the LOC112940086 gene encoding uncharacterized mitochondrial protein AtMg00810-like, producing MDVYNAFLQGDLVVKVYMQIYGFTEVLSKSHFDYSLFTLTTEPDITIILVYVDDLLITGSNTDIIQSTRVKMKQQFKMKDLGHLRFFLGLEFSRNAFGILLNQQKYSIELIADSRQGGAKPASTPLDFNQKHTSYEFDVSTGCTTDDKMLEDPGGYQRLVGRLLYLTMTRPDISFVVQALSQFMHKPKESHMHAAIRVIRYIKNAPGLSLHMSSTTSSHLFAYCDSDWATCPKIRKSVTGYMVGFGTSLISWKLKKQETISRSSVEAEFRSMASTVAELSWLT from the exons ATGGACGTGTACAATGCCTTTCTTCAGGGCGACTTAGTAGTGAAAGTTTATATGCAGATTTATGGTTTCACCGAGGTTCTATCCAAAAG TCATTTTGATTACTCTCTCTTTACTCTAACTACTGAACCTGACATTACCATCATCCTTGTCTATGTTGATGACCTTTTGATCACTGGTTCTAATACTGATATTATTCAGTCTACGCGGGTCAAGATGAAACAACAATTtaagatgaaagatcttggaCATTTGCGATTCTTTCTTGGTCTTGAATTTTCCAGAAATGCTTTTGGAATTTTGTTGAATCAACAGAAATATTCCATTGAATTGATTGCTGATTCAAGGCAAGGGGGAGCTAAACCTGCATCTACACCCCTTGATTTCAACCAAAAACATACTTCCTATGAGTTTGATGTGTCTACAGGATGCACAACTGATGACAAAATGCTGGAAGACCCAGGTGGCTATCAAAGATTGGTAGGCAGACTATTATATCTCACCATGACTAGACCTGACATTTCATTCGTTGTCCAGGCTCTAAGTCAATTCATGCACAAACCTAAGGAATCACATATGCATGCTGCGATCAGAGTCATAAGATATATCAAGAATGCTCCAGGTCTTAGCCTGCATATGTCCTCAACAACATCTTCTCATCTATTTGCATATTGCGACTCTGACTGGGCCACATGTCCAAAAATCAGAAAATCTGTTACAGGTTATATGGTTGGATTTGGAACTTCTTTGATTTCATGGAAATTAAAGAAGCAAGAGACAATTTCCAGAAGTTCTGTAGAGGCAGAGTTCAGAAGCATGGCATCGACAGTGGCAGAGTTGTCTTGGCTAACATGA
- the LOC138338963 gene encoding probable pectinesterase/pectinesterase inhibitor 12, which yields MAALFACPNNSISLYYIQIKQGIYEEYVQIDSWKTNIVFLGEGMDRTIITGNKSYGGGIGTYDTATVGVDGRGFIAQDIAFRNTAGAVNYQAVALRASAECITFYRCQFDSFQDTVYTHNGKQFYRECVILGTIDFICGDATAVFQSCLIEIRKPLKGQYVVITAQQRNNNGQTGLVLQNCTLKLATPDAGDNVAMYLGRPWGNFSRTVIMQSYIDIFVDHKGWIEFGNMPIVQPYYLEYQNKGVGADTKRRVKWASTTNDPRIVSNFTVRNFINGDEWIPSTVPHYLDLM from the exons ATGGCTGCTTTATTTGCGTGTCCGAATAATAGTATTTCACTATACTATATTCAAATCAAACAAGGAATTTATGAAGAATATGTCCAAATCGACTCGTGGAAAACCAACATTGTTTTTCTTGGAGAAGGAATGGACAGAACAATAATAACAGGAAATAAGAGTTATGGAGGTGGAATAGGAACGTACGATACTGCTACCGTGG ggGTGGATGGAAGAGGCTTCATTGCGCAAGACATTGCATTTCGGAACACGGCTGGAGCTGTGAACTATCAAGCGGTAGCTTTAAGGGCATCTGCCGAGTGCATCACCTTCTATAGGTGTCAGTTTGATAGTTTTCAAGACACCGTATATACACACAATGGCAAACAGTTCTACAGAGAATGTGTAATTTTGGGCACCATCGATTTCATTTGTGGTGATGCAACTGCAGTGTTTCAAAGTTGTTTGATTGAAATACGTAAGCCACTAAAAGGTCAATATGTCGTCATCACAGCACAACAGAGAAACAATAATGGTCAAACAGGACTCGTATTGCAGAATTGCACGTTGAAATTGGCAACTCCAGACGCAGGAGATAATGTAGCTATGTACTTAGGTCGGCCATGGGGAAATTTTTCACGTACGGTCATTATGCAGAGTTACATAGATATATTCGTAGATCACAAAGGGTGGATAGAATTTGGAAATATGCCTATAGTTCAGCCATACTATTTGGAATATCAGAATAAAGGAGTTGGTGCAGATACAAAGAGACGTGTCAAGTGGGCATCAACTACTAATGATCCCAGAATTGTATCAAATTTCACAGTTAGAAATTTCATAAACGGTGATGAATGGATTCCTTCCACAGTTCCACATTACTTAGATCTCATGTAG